The Triticum urartu cultivar G1812 chromosome 5, Tu2.1, whole genome shotgun sequence genome contains the following window.
tcaagtgttaatgattaacaagaccactagtttcaagaaaagggcagagggaaacaaagggaacttcaagaagaacagcaagcaagttgttgctcaagtgaagaagcccaagtctggtcctaagcccgagactaagtgcttctactgcaaaaggactggtcactggaagcggaactgccccaagtatttggcggataagaaggatggcaaagtgaacaaaggtatatttgatatacggtttattgatgtgtattttactagtgttcgtagcaaccccccggtatttgatactggttcagttgctaagagtagtaactcgaaacgggagttgcagaatgaacagagactagttaagggtgaagtgacgatgtgtgttggaaatggttccaagattgatatgatcatcatcgcacactccctatactttcgggattagtgttgaacctaaataagtgttatttggtgtttgcgttgagcatgaatatgatttgatcatgtttattgcaatacggttattcatttaagtaagagaataaattgttgttctgtttacatgaataaaatcttatatggttacacacccaatgaaaatggttcattggatctcgatcgtagtgatacacatattcataatattgaaaccaaaagatgcaaagttaataatgatagtgcagcttatttgtggcactgccgtttaggtcatattggtgtaaaacacatgaagaaactccatgctgatggacttttggaatcacttgattatgaatcacttgatgcttgtgaaccatgcctcatgggcaagatgactaagactccattctccggaacaatggagcgagcaattgacttattggaaatcatacatactgatgtatgcggtccgatgagtgttaaggctcacggcaagtatcattattttctgaccttcacagatgatttgagcagatatgggtatatctacttgatgaaacacaagtctgaaatatttgaaaagttcaaagaatttcagagtgaagtggagaatcatcataacaaaaataaaagtttctacgatatgatcgcagaagtaaaatatttgagttacgagtttggccttcagttaaaacaatgtgaaatagtttcactactcacgccacctggaacaccatagtgtaatggtgtgtccgaacatcgtaaccgtgctttattagatatggtgcgatctatgatgtctcttaccgattaccactattgttttggggttatgcattagagacagctacattcacgttaaatagggcaccatctaaatccgttgagacaacaccgtatgaactatggtttggcaagaaacctaagctgtcgtttcttaaagtttgaggttgcaatgcttatgtgaaaaagtttcaacctgataagctcaaacccaaataggagaagtgcatcttcataggatacccaaaagaaaaatgttgggtacaccttctatcacagatccgaaggcaagatattcattgctgagaatggatcctttctagagaaggagtttctctcgcaataagtgagtgggagaaaagtagaacttgatgaggttactgtacctgctcccttattgaaaagtagtccatcacagaaatctgttcctgtgactactacaccaattagtgaggaagctaatgatgatgatcatgtaacttcagatcaagttactaccgaacctcataggtaaaccagagtgagatccgcaccagagtggtacggtaatcctgttctggaggtcatattacttgaccatgatgagcctacgaactatgaggaagcgatgatgagcccaaattccgcgaaatggcttgaggccatgaaatctgagatgagatccatgtatgagaacaaagtatggactttgattgacttgcccattgatcggcgagccattgagattaaatggatcttcaagaggaagacgggcgttgatagtagtgttactatctacaaagctagaattatcacaaaaaggttttcgacaagttcaaggtgttgactacgatgagcgtttctcactcgtatctatgcttaaatctatccgaatcatgttagcaattgccgcattttatgaaatctggcaaatggataaacaaaactacattccttaatggatttattaaagaagagttgtatatgatgcaaccagaaggttttgtcaatcctaaaggtactaacaaaatatgcaagctccagcgatccatctatggactggtgtaagcatctcggagttggaatatacgctttgataagttgatcaaagcatatagttttatacagacttgcggtgaagcctgtatttgcaagaaagtgagtgggagcattacaacatttctgataagtatatgtgaatgacgtATTGTTGAttggagataatgtagaattattctgcaaagcataaaggaatgtttgaaaggagtttttcaatggaagacttcggtgaagctgcttacatattgagcatcaagatctatagagatagatcaagacgcttgataagtttttcaatgagtacataccttgacaaaaatttgaagtagttcaaaatggaacagtcaaaaaggagttcttgcctgtgttacaaggtgtgaagttgagtaagactcaaaacgcgaccacggcagaagatagagagagaatgaaagtcattccctatgcctcagccataggttctataaagtatgccatgttgtgtaccagacctattgtataccctgccctgagtttggcaagggagtacaatagtgatctaggagtagatcactggacattggtcaaaattatccttagtggaataaggatatgtttctcgattatggaggtgacaaaaggttcatcgtaaagggttacgtcgatgcaagttttgaaactgatccagatgactctaagtctcaatctggatacatattgaaagtgggagcaattagctagagtagcttcatgcagagcattgttgacatagaaatttgcaaaatatgtacggatctgaatgtggcagacccgttgactaaacttctctcacaagcaaaacatgatcacaccttagtactctttgggtgttaatcacatagcgatgtgaactagattattaactctagtaaaccctttgggtgttggtcacatgacgatgtgaactatgggtgttaatcacatggtgatgtgaactattgatgttaaatcacatggcgatgtgaactagattattgactctagtgcaagtgggagactgaaggaaatatgccctagaggcaataataaagttattatttatttccttatatcatgataaatgtttattattcatgctagaattgtattaaccggaaacataatacatgtgtgaatacatagacaaacaaagtgtcactagtatgcctctacttgactatctcgttaatcaaagatggttatgtttcctaaccatagacatgagttgtcatatgactaacgggatcacatcattaagagaatgatgtgattgacatgacacattccattagcttagcacccgatcgtttagtttgttgctattgctttcttcatgacttatacatgttcctatgactatgagattatgaaactcccgtttaccggaggaacactttgtgtgctaccaaacttcacaacgtaactgggtgattataaaggtgctctataggtgtctccaaaggtacatgttgggttggcgtatttcgagattaggatttgtcactccgattgtcggagaggtatctctaggccctctcggtaatgcacatcacttaagccttgcaagcaatgcaactaataagttggttgcaagatgatgtattacaaaacgagtaaagagacttgccggaaacgagattgaactaggtattgagataccgacgatcaaatctcgggcaagtaacataccgatgacaaagggaacaaacgtatgttgttatgcggtctgaccgataaagatcttcatagaatatgtaggagccaatatgagcatccaggttccgctattggttattgaccggagacgtgtctcggtcatgtctacattgttctcgaacccgtagggtccgcatgcttaacgttatgatgacagtttcattatgagtttatatattttgatgtaccgaaggttgttcagagtcccggatgtgatcacggacttgacgaggagtctcaaaatggtcgagacataaaggtcgatatattggacgactatatttggacaccggaaaggttccgggtgagattgggacaataccggatcaccgggaggttatcggaaccccccaggtggtatatgggccttattgggccttagtggaaaggaggggaaaggagcaagggagggggtgcacccccccaagcccaatccgaattgggaagggggccgcccccccccctttccttcctccctccttcctcttccttccctctcctactcctaataggaaaaaaggggagtcctactccctgtgggagttggactcccccctagggcgcgccaccctccttggtcggccccctcctccactcctttatatacgggggaaggggggcaccccatagacacaacagttgatcattgatctctttgccgtgtgcggtgcccccctccaccatagtcctcgataatattgtagcggtgcttaggcgaagccctgcaactataaaacatcaagatcgtcaccacgccgtcgtgctgacggaactcatccccgacactttgctggatcggagtccggggatcgtcattgagctgaacgtgtgctagaactcggaggtgtcgtagtttcggtgcttgaccggtcgggccgtgaagacgtacgactacatcaaccgcgttgtgctaacgcttccgcttccggtctacgagggtacgtagacaacactctcccctctcgttgctatgcatcaccatgatcttgcgtgtgcgtaggaaaatttttgaaattactgcgttccccaacataaagcgaatgaagaaactccatactgatggacttttggaatcacttgattatgaatcacttggtacttgagaaccgtgcctcatgggcaagatgactaaacgtcgttctccggtactatggagagagcaacagatttgttggaaatcatacatacagatgcatgtggtccgatgaatgttgaggctcgtggcggatatcgttattttctcaccttcacagatgatttaagtagatatgggtatatctacttaatgaagcataagtctgaaacatttgaaaagttcaaagaatttccgagtgaagttgaaaatcatcgtaacaagaaaataaagtttctacgatctgatcgtggaggagaatatttgagttacgagtttggtctacatttgaaacaatgcggaatagtttcgcaactcacgccacccggaacaccacagcgtaatggtgtgtccgaacgtcgtaatcgtactttattagatatggtgcgatctatgatgtctcttactgatttaccgctatcgttttggggttatgctttagagacggctgcattcacgttaaatagggcaccatcgaaatccgttgagacgacgccttatgaaccgtggtttggcaagaaaccaaagttgtcgtttctgaaagtttggggctgcgatgcttatgtgaaaagcttcaacctgataagctcgaacccaaatcggagaaatgtgtcttcataggatacccaaaggagactgttgggtacaccttctatcacatatccgaaggcaagacattcgttgctaagaatggatcctttctagagaaggagtttctctcgaaagaagtgagtgggaggaaagtagaacttgatgaggtaactgtacctgctcccttattggaaagtattacatcacagaaactggattctgtgacacctataccaattagtgaggaagctaatgataatgatcatgaaacttcagatcaagttactaccgaacctcgtagatcaaccagagtaagatccgcaccagagtggtacggtaatcctgttctggaagtcatgctgctagatcatgatgaacctacgaactatgaagaagcgatggtgagcccagattccgcaaaatggctagaagccatgaaatctgagttgggatccatatatgagaacaaagtgtggactttggttgacttgtcgttgatcggcaagcaattgagaataaatggatcgtcaagaagaagactgacgctgacagtaatgtaACTGTctagaaagctcgacttgttgcgaaaggttttcgacaagttcaagggattgactacgatgagaccttctcacccgtagcgatgcttaagtctgtccgaatcatgttagcaattgccgcattttatgattatgaaatttggcagatggatgtcaaaactgcattcctgaatggatttctggaagaaaagttgtatatgatgcaaccggaaggttttgtcgatccaaagggagctaacaaaatgtgcaactccagtgatccattcatggactggtgcaagcctctcggagttggaataaacgctttgatagtgtgatcaaagcatttggttttgtatagacttttggagaagcctgtatttacaagaaagtgagtgggagctctgtagcatttctgatattatatgtggatgacatattgctgattggaaatgatatagaatttttggatagcataaagggatacttgaataagagtttttcaatgaaagacctcgatgaagctgcttacatattgggcattaagatctatagagatagatcaagacgcttaattggactttcacaaagcacataccttgacaaagttttgaagaagttcaaaatggatcaagcaaagaaagggttcttgcatgtgttacaaggtgtgaagttgagtaagactcaatgtccgaccaccgcagaagatagagagaaaatgaaagatgttccctatgcttcagccataggctctatcatgtatgcaatgctgtgtgccttgctataagtctagcagggaggtaccaaaggaatccaggagtggatcactggacagcggtcaagaacatcctgaagtacctgaaaaggactaaggatatgtttctcgtatatggaggtaacaaagagctcatcataaatggttacgtagatgcaagctttgacactaatccggacgattctaaatcgcaaaccggatacgtgtttatattgaacggtggagctgtcagttggtgcagttctaaacaaagcgtcgtggcgggatctacatatgaagcggagtacatagctgcttcggaagcagcaaatgaaggagtctggatgaaggagttcatatccgatctaggtgtcatacctagtgcatcgggtccaataaaaatattttgtgacaatactggtgcaattgccttggcgaaggaatccagatttcacaagagaaccaagcacatcaagagacgcttcaattccatttgggatttagtccaagtgggagacatagaaatttgcaagatacatacggatctgaatgttgcagacccgctgactaagcatcttccacgagcaaaacatgatcagcaccaaggctccatgggtgttagaatcattactgtgtaatctagattattgactctagtgcaagtgggagactgaaggaaatatgccctagaggcaataataaagttattatttatttccttatatcatgataaatgtttattattcatgctaggattgtattaatcggaaacataatacatgtgtgaatacatagacaaacagagtgtcactagtatgcctctacttgactagatcgttgatcaaagatggttatgtttcctaaccacagacatgagttgtcatttgattaacgggatcacatcattaggagaatgatgtgattgacttgacccattccgttagcttagcacttgatcgtttagtttgttgctatttctttcttcataacttatacatgttcctatgactatgagattatgcaactcccgtttaccggaggaacactttgtgtgctaccaaacgtcacaacgtaactaggtgattataaaggtgctctacaggtgtctccgaaggtacttgttgggttggcgtatttcgagattaggatttgtcactctgattgtcggagaggtatctttgggccctctcgataatgcacatcacataagccttgcaagcattgcaactaatgagttagttgtgagatgatgtattatggaacgagtaaagagacttgctggtaacgagattgaactaggtattggaataccgacgatcgaagctcgggcaagtaacataccgatgacaaagggaacaacgtatgttgttatgcggtttgaccgataaatatcttcgtagaatatgtaggagccaatatgagcatccaggttccgctattggttattgaccggagacgtgtctcggtcatgtctacatagttctcgaacccatagggtccgcacgcttaaagttcggtgacgatcgtaattagggtttttgtgttttgatgtaccgaaggttgttaggagtcccgaatgtgatcacggacatgacgaggactctcgaaatggtcgagacataaatattgatatattggaagcctatatttggatatcggaatcgttccgggtgaaatcgagattttaccggagtaccggggggttaccggaaccccccccctcggggggggggggggggttaatgggcctacatgggccctaagggagaagaggagggccggccagggcaggccgcgcgccccctcccccctctagtccgaataggacaaggaagggggggcctttcctctttcccccttcccctttccttctccaacaaggcaagaagggggagtcctactcccccaggcgcacccctaggggccggccgcacctccccctctctcctttatatacgggggcaagggggcacctcatgacacacacgttgatcttcgtgatcgttccttagccgtgtgtggtgcccccttccaccatattccacctcggtcatatcgtagcagtgcttaggcaaagccctgcgtcggtagaacatcatcaccgtcatcacactgtcgtgctgacgaaattctccctcaacactcggctggatcggagctcgagggacgtcaccgagttgaatgtgtgcagaactcgaaggtaccatacgttcggtacttggatcggtcggatcgggcaGACGTACGattacttcctctacgttgtgtcaacgcttccgttgccggtctatgagggtacgtagactacactctcccctctcgttgctatacatcaccatgatcttgcgtgtgcgtaggaatttttttaaaattactacgttccccaacaagatgAATAGCAAATGCCCGAAAGAAAAGGTGCATCATGTAATTAGCAATATGAAGATACATGGTACCTCCTCCATTTGTAAAATTTACAATGCTTTTCATTGTTATTTCTATATAAACAAAAcatatagcactcttgcaatCATATTGGACTTATTTGTCCGGTCATGCACTCTTTTGATCAAATGTATTATTTGGCGGCTCCAGCCACTTCGATAAGAATCTAAAGAGGTAGGTGGAAATGCTCTAGCTGCCAACATTTTCAATGTTTGAACCAGTGAGTGTCCTTAATAGGTTTGTCATTGTAGAGAGAGAGAGTTATGTCGATGGGGATAAATAACTAAATGAGTCGGTAAATTTGCATGACTTATGGTTAGGTAGCgagagaagtgcatatttcaACCCTGAAATTTTGCCCTAATCTAATTTACAACCTCAAACTTCAATACCGTCTAAACTACAACCCTTAACTCTCAAAACCGGTCAGGATTCATCCCTTCTCTACCTCTCGACCAGTTTTGACCAAGTTGACCGGTTTTGACCCATTGACTGGGTGAACAGTGAATTAAAAAATCATTTTATATTTTTTCAACTGGTGcggtaatttaaaaaaaattacaATTTTTTAAGCTTCTTTGGATATTTGAGTAGCTCTCAGTAAAAAGACAAATATGGGGTATGTGAAACATTTAACTGTTCATGCATTGTTCGGGCTGGTTTTGTTTTTTTGGCTGAGAGCTACTCAAATGTCCGAACGCGATGAAAGTTGGCACGGGCCTCACACATTGACACATATTCCATGCAAAAAATATTCGAATTTCTTTgaatttttggtattttttgaaTTTATTGTTCAGCCCAGTGAAAAAATCAAAattatttttgaaattactattgTTCCACTTattaattatttttgaatttaTTGTTAACCTTGTGGAAAAAACAATTTTTTTCAacttcatttttattttattttaatttaCAGTTCACTAGTCAACGggtcaaaaccggtcaacagAGAAAGAAAGGTTCAATCCTGACCGGTTTTGAGAGTTGGGGGTTGTAGTTTAGACGGTATTGGAATTCGGGGTTGTAAATTAGACTAGGGCAAAAGTTCGGGGTTGAAATATGCACTTCTTTCTTAGGTAGCGTATGTCGTGAACTATTTTTCTTATTTTGCAGAAAAATGAATCTGTTTGCCTTCTTTTTTTGCGAGGAACTAATCTCTTTTGCACTTGTGATAAAAGATCCTCGTGTCCAATTAGCGTTGGTATGAAtgttttttttttgaacttttGGTAGGACTGCTCTATATCGCTAGTCTAGtgatagatttttattttattttgagaAAAGACTAGTGACAGATGCAAGATCTCATATTCCCTCTTGGAAGTCTTTGCATGTTTTCCGGGTGGGACATAGCGCACACTTTAAGCTGCCTTGGGGTTCTGCACATTTTTCCCTTTTTTTTTTTGAGCAACTTACACATTCTTACTTTTTTTTGGAGGGTtacttttttttttgagaaaatttTGGAGGGTTACTTGCACATTCTTACTAGCGCTGTAAGAATGTGCAAAGCCCATGGCCCATGGCCCATGTAATTGCGGCGAGAAGGCCTGGTCGTCCATATGCACGTCCGGGCTGTGGCCGGCCTTCCCCTTCCGCGCATCGGCGACCACTTCGCTAGTTTGCTGCAGCGTGGGGAGTGGATCTCCGGCGAGAGCAAAGACTAGCTCCGATGGCGAGCCGAGGCGGATACGCCTGGGCCCTCGCGGCGGGCCTCAACGCCGCGCTCGCCGCCATCTCCGCCAAGTTCTTCGCGCCCATGGTACCGAACCAATCCTCTCTCCTTTCCCTCCGATCTGAACTTCTTCTCACCTTACCTGCAAGTCTGCAGCCCCCTTAATTTAGGTTGCTCCAGCCTCCCGGACGGTACATGAATCTCCGACATAGCTGTCCCGAGTTACCAGTTAGCGAATTCGATAGCGAGTGTGGGCCTGTGACCTTATAACTGGTAGAAGCAAGACTGAATTCAAGCTGAAATCGCGATTTATTTCATGGTGAAATTACTCCCTGTGTTGACTAGCATAACATGAAGGGTACAGTAGCTTGGGATCAGCACTTAAAGGGTTCAGTTTCTCCTAGATTGAGATCAGTGCTGCCTGCTTGAAATTTTTTGACAAAATTTCCCCTGCTTCGGAACACAGGGCTGACGATGACTGTCACTGACTGTGATCTTGCCTTCCTCAGTTGCTCAAATACGGAATGGTGATACTTTTCAACGTGACAATGTGGGGGTGCTACGTGAACAGCCTCAAAGCTTTGTCGTCCCTCCAGGCAACGGTCACCAACTTCGCCGCCAACTTCATCTCGTCAGGTCTTGCAGGGTATTTCCTGTTTCAGGAACCTCTGCCTTCTAAGGTACttcctccgttcagaaatataagatgttttggatatttcaatatggactacatacagactgaaatgagtgaacaaacacactaaagCTTGTCTATATTCATCCGATTCAGaaaaaagttagaacatcttatatttgtgaacagagggagtactattttAACAATTCTCCATTTTCCGTAATGGCAGTAGTGCATGTTAAGGAAGCCTTTAATTTTATTTCCATTGGTTTGTGATCTCCTTTAAAATCAGCAATTTCCTTAAACAACTCGCTTCTTGCTCAATTGGAGTGGACATTC
Protein-coding sequences here:
- the LOC125511286 gene encoding uncharacterized protein LOC125511286, encoding MASRGGYAWALAAGLNAALAAISAKFFAPMLLKYGMVILFNVTMWGCYVNSLKALSSLQATVTNFAANFISSGLAGYFLFQEPLPSKWFAGASLIILGVFILSKSSIEEKVNSD